The DNA segment CCTCGAGATCCAACCCAACTCCGAAGCCAACCTCCATCTCATCCAACTGGCCAAGGAACAACTCGACGAAGGGCTAGTGTAGTGTCTCACAAGGTCTGACACCAACCAAAGCCCCCTCGAGCAGGTTGACACCCTCTCCTTGGAGGGAGCCGCCAGGGCGAGGCGACTACTGCCGTGCCAGGTTCGCCCGGCCGCCACGCAGAACGTACTTCTGCACCTTACCCGTAGCGGTCTTCGGCAGCTCAGGCACCCAAGTAAAAAACTGAGGCACTTTAAAATGAGCGAGATTCTGGCGAGCAAACTGGCGCAGTTCGTCCTCGGCCAACGCGGCTCCGGCACGCAGGACCACGAAGGCATGCGGTGACTCACCCCATTTCTCATGAGGCACCCCCACCACAGCGACCTCCTGCACCGCAGGATGCCGAAGGAGCAGCCCTTCCACCTCGACGGAGGAGATATTCTCACCGCCGCTGATGATGACATCCTTGAGTCGATCGCGGATTTCGAGGTAGCGGTCGGGATCGCCTGCGTGACTTGCCACGACACCCACAATCAGCATACCTACAACAACCCGCTTCACGGCGTGGTGTCGTTCACCAACCTCCTAACCGGCTCGGTCATCCAGCTCACGAATCAAGCGCTGGGAGCACGTTACACCACGCAGCTCCGTGAGCCCTTGTCATCCCTCGAGGACTACCATTCGACCGGAAACTTCGCGACCAACTACAACCCGGCGATCAACCTCTGCGCTCAGTGCCACAACGACCGAGGCGCGACCTTCACCAGGACCGATCGCCCGCCTCACCGGTCACCGCAGTACAATATGCTTCTGGGCACCGTAGGCGAACTGCCGGATCATTATCCGGCCCACCTGCCCTCCACCCACTCGCGGATAGAGAAGCAATGCGTGTCGTGCCACATGCAGACCTCAGGCCAGGGGGAGATGGGTCAGTCAGGACACCACTTCAAGGTCACATCCTATGAAGCCTGTGCCAGCTGCCATGGGAGCGCGGAGAATGCCCAGGCTTTCGCCGCGTTTGTGAAGGATGTCATTCTCTCGCTGAGCAACGATGTCAAAACAGCTTTGGACAAGTGGGCAGTCACCCGGGCGGCGCCCGGCCTGCGCAAGTACGGAGCCTTGGCCTGGGAATATCAGAACGCCGGTGGGCTCTCCACCACGAACGGAGCGCTCGCGGGTCCCGTCTCCTCTCCGAATGATCCTGCTCGGGATGAGCAACGGCTCATTCCGCTGAATATCCAGAAGGCGCGCTTCAACCTCTACCTGGTGATCAACGACGGAAGCTATGGCGCGCACAATGGCCCGTACGCGATCAGCCTGCTGAGCGCGGCCCTCGATTGGATCGAGCAAGAGAACACAGAGCCTAACCAACCCCAATGACAGAAGAAACCGAGAGGTCAGGACGACCGAAGGGACATTTCATGAAAATTCGCAACTTCCGTGGAGTCGGAAAGCTGGTATCGGGACGGGCGAGGAGGTGGGCCTGCTTGGCTGCAGTGGTCGTAGCCCTGATTGCGGCCGTCTCCTGTTCGACGGTCCGCCGGACGGTGGTGCAACTGCCCATGGTTCCCGGAGCCTCCTATGTGGGTTCCAAGGAATGCGAGCAATGCCATGAGGAGATCTACCGGGGCTTTATCGGCACGGCTGACCATGCCCGGCTCATGACTCCCGGGCCGAACGCTGTGGAGGCGGGCTGCGAAGCCTGCCATGGCCCGGCCAGCCTTCACGCCGAGTCGGGAGGCGAAGTAAAGACCGCTTATGGCTTCAGCGCCGGGCGCCCAGCGGCCAACAGCTTCGGGGCCGCCGTGGCCCTCCACGGAGCACGATCCAAGGACACCGCCTGCTTTCAATGCCATGCCGATGTTCGAGGGCAGTTCAGCCTACCCAGTCATCACCCGATGCCGGAGGGGAAACTGAACTGTGTGGATTGCCATCCGCCGCACAAGGGCTCCAGCCATCTAGGCGGCGGGGCCGCATTGCTTACTCAAAACCAGGGTTGCCTGAGCTGCCATCCCTCACAACGCGGTCCTCACGTTTTCGAACACGAGGCCGTCCGCGAGGGATGCACCGTCTGCCACACGGCGCACGGGTCGGTGAACCCGAAGCTGCTCACCGCTCGAGACGCGAACCTCTGTTATAAGTGCCACTTCCAGAGAGTCAGCGGCGGCCAGTTGCTCATTGGCGATTCCGATCACACGTTGCGAGTGCAACAGGGCACCTGCTGGACCGCTGGATGCCATGAAGCTGTTCACGGTTCCCGAGTCAGTTCATCTCTGCGCTTCTAACTCATCGCCCTCCATGAAACCTCACCGGACACCCATTCAGGATCGGGCGAACTGGCTCTGGGCCTCGCCCCTCGGTTTCTTAGCCGCAGTGTCGGCGCTCTCCGCGGCGGACACGAACTCTCCGCCGGCAGCCGTCGAACCCCTCACCCCGGAGCAACTGTTCGAAGGCGGAGCAACCAGCTACAATAACTGGATCGACATTTCCACCGGTGGTTTTTTCAACAGCGGCAACCGCTCCTCGGCACAACGCCGACGTCAGGGCCCCACCGGCGCCTTCGGGGGTATCGAAGATTTCCACTACCAGGCGGACGTCGACAAGACAACCACCTTGGCACTCGACGGCAGGGCGTTACTCGAGAGAAACGACTACAAGCTCAGCCTGGATCTCGTTCGGGAGAAAGTCGGATTTCTCAAGGTTTCCTACGGGGAATACACTACCTGGTCCAGCAGCGACGGTGGATTCTACCCTCCGTCCGACACCTGGTACCGAGTCTTTGATCACGCGCTCACCCTCGACCGAGGTGAGTTTGCTTTCGAGGGTGGTTTAACCTTGGAGAATGCGCCTCAGGTTCGATTCAAATACACCCACAGCTCGCGCGATGGCCAAAAAGGCTCCACCATTTGGGGGATCGCGCATCCATCAGTTGGGGTCACGCAAGGACTGTCCCCTTCCTTCTACGACATCAACGAGCAACGGGACGCGTTCCAACTCGATGTTACCCATAAAATCGAAAAGACCGATGTGGGCGTCGGAATCCGCTATGAGAAAGGTGAGGTCGACAACGCCCTCAAGATCACCCAATCGCCCGGCGAACCGGCTCAACTGCGGGTCACCGACCGCCAGGGAACATCCTACGATCTTTTCAACATCCATGCGTTCACGGAAACTTGGATCAATCCAAAGATACTTTTGTCCTCGGCCTATTCCTACACTGACCTCGACAACACCTTCTCAGGCAGCCGCATCTATGGGACAGACTTCGATGTCGGATACGTCCCCGCCGCTCAGAACGGTGCTGGCTATTATGGCTTGAATGGAGGATCGCGCGTGGACGAATACGTCATGGAGCTCAGCCTGATGTATCGGCCCATTCCAACCCTGGCCATCACACCCTCGTTTCGCGCCCAACAAGAACTTACCGAGGCAAGTTCGAGCGGTTACGAAACCCTTCGAGCGAGTGCGCCGGTCCTTTACAACAGTCACAGTGACTCCAGTCCGCTGGACGTGAGGGAACGTCTCGACCTGACCTACTCCGGCGTCACCAATGCGGTGATCTTTGCCCGTGGGGAATGGACAGAGGGACGGGGATCGCTCTATGAGAATGGTGGCTTCGGGCCGGTGGGTGGCATCGGCGCAGCCCCTATTCGCCGCCGCACTGAGAGTGACCGGTTCTTCCAGAAGTATTCAGCCGGGGTTCGGCTTTACCCCAGCTCCCGGGTCAACTTCGGAATCGGCGGATACTACAAGCTCAACAGCTACGATTACGCGCATCGCATCGACAGCACCCCCAACAACGGAGCCGGCAACCTCTATCCAGCCTTTCTCGCGATGCACGGGTTTGAGACTTACGACGGCAACCTCCGGATGACCGTGCGCCCGGTCAAGAACGTGACCCTCGTGAGCCGCTATGAATATCAGCTCTCCACTGTTCAAGCCGAGCCCGACTCAATTGCTGGGCTGGGACAGGTGGAGTCAGCCAAGATGACCAGCCGCATTCTCGCTCAAGACGTGAGCTGGAGTCCGTGGTCGCGACTGAATCTGCAGGCTGGGTTCAACTACGTCCTTAGCGACACCAAGACACCGATCAGCGACTACACTGCCGCGATTCTGAAAGCCCAGAACAACTACTGGACCGCCAACTTATCGTCCACCCTGGTCCTGGATGACAAGTCCGACCTGAATCTGGGATACTTTCACTACAGCGCCGACAATTACACGGACAACTCCAACTTCGGCGTTCCTTATGGAGCCGGAGGGCAAGAACATGCCGTCACCGCGACCCTGACTCGGCGGATCAGTGCCAACATGCTACTCTCCATCAAATACGGTTACTTCCAATACAACGACATCACCTTCGGCGGTCACGACGACTACATCTCGCACCTGGTGTATTCGAGCCTCCGCTATCGCTTTTGAGGCAAAGCCATCCTGTGAGCGACGTCCGTCACTGGACGATCCCCTGAGCGCAGCGGGCGTTCCTCTACCCTTCCTTCCGGGGCCCCCGATGGGCCGAGACGGCCCACGCTACCTCCCACTCAACTACTTCAAACTCGCCAGGTAGGCGATCACGTCGCGCAGCTCGAACAATGTGAGAACGTCGCCCATGGGAGGCATGGAGGATAAGGAACTCGAGGACTCCTTCCCAATGTCGCGGCGAGGGATTTCACGAATTTCCCCGGACGACAAACGCAACACGATCCCATCGGCGGTTTCACGAACTCGGATACCATCCATCACCTCTCCATCACGAAGCGCCAGCGAGATCGTGACGAAACCTTCTGCGATCCGACGGCCCGGATCGACCAACGATTCCAGTAGATATTCCCGCGACACCTTGGCCCCAATTCCTTTGAGGACCGGGCCCGCCTGATACCCATCCCCCCCAGCCTCATGACACCGCACACATTGAGCGCTAGCGTGCGTCTTAAAGATTTCCCGCCCCGACGTCACATCCCCGCCCTGAAGCGACGGGCGAAATCGGGAGAGCGGATCCGAGGCCGGTAGCATCGCTTCAAATGCCGAAAGCTTGGTCTGCAACAGAGGTTCCGATCGTCCCCTCGCCGCCTGCAACACGTCCAGAACGAGCTCGGGAGCAAGTCGGCCCGCGTGCGCATCGGTCAGATACCGATCCAGGATCTCAACAGCCTGGCGCTCAGACAGGGGCGCCAGAAGCCGCAGCATGAGCTGTTGTTCTCGAACCGAAAGCGACTGGCCTGCCCGGGTGACAGTGGACAGAAAATCCTGAGGTGACTTCGTCGCCAACAGTCGGAGCGTGGTGAGCCGTACGGCGGGATCACCGGACACCCATGCCTGGGCGAGCAACGCGGGCAGCCGGACATAATCACGCTGACTCAGCAGCTCAAGGGCATGAGACTTGACGGCGGACGGTTGATTCGTGGAAACGGCCCAACCCGCGAACAGTTCGGGATCCGCTTCAAGCCGATTCTGCAAGATCACTTGGGTCAAGACTCGAGACAGCGTCAGTCCTGCTCCGTTCAGGAGGCGATTGAGATTCTGCTGCAGCAGACGATCCCCCAGCCCCGCTGGACGATCGCCCAGAGATCGCACCAGTCCCTCAACGCGATCCAGGTAAGGTCGCCGCTCCCAGACGGCCAAACACTCGGTCGCTTCTGCACGCAAAGACTCAGGGTGGCTTGGATCCAGAGCGTAGCGTAGGAGCCGCTCCGCGCCAGCCTCGCTACCGAGGCGCAAGTTGGCATTGAGCAGTCGCCGAACTGCACCCTCTTCCGCCCCCATCTCTGCGGTGTCGAGCATGGCAGCGAGCGCAGGCAAGGCGGCGGGAATTGAGAAGTCGTCATGAACAGCCCGAATGGCCTCATAGCGAATCACGGCATCTCGGTCGCGCAGAAATTCCGCAACCATCGGCGAACTCAACCGGCGTAAAGCCAACACGGCCGCTCGTCGAACATCGACGGATGCATGCCCGGCGAGAGCCTTCAATGCCGATTCGTCGCCGATCCCAGCCAGGCCCATCACTCCAGCATGGCGGAGAAGCGGATCCTGATTGGCGTTGTTTGCCAGCATCCCAACCAACTGCGGAAACGCGCTGGCATTGGCGATTTTCCCCAAGGCCACCGCTGCATGGTAGCGAACCCTGGGGCTTTCGTCGTCCAGGCTCCTGGCAAGACGCCCCGCCACGGGCAACCGCAGATCCCCGGCTAGTTTTGCAGCCTGAGCGCGAATTTCCGGATCCGGATCCGAGAATGGGAGCGGGTCTGCATCGAAGGAACGGCCGCACTGGCCCAGTCCCCACAAGGCATGGACTCGCGCCAAACGGGCGGCGGAGGCAGTACGAGCCACCTCCAGGAGAGTGCTCTTTGCTCCGCGCGTCACCAACTCAAACTGAGCCCGCTGGCGCACACGCTGGTCGGGATGCCCCAGGAGAAGCGCGAGTTCCTCGATGGACGTGGCGTTAAGACCTACGGAGAGCAGTCGTCGGACTTCGACCCGCAAAGGCGATCCAGCCTCACGCGGATCGTCCAATCGCCAAATAGCCCCCTTGTCGTTCGGCTCCCACATTCCATCCCAATCCGCGACGAACAGAGCGCCGTCAGGACTGAAGTTCAACGCACTGGCCATCATCCCACTCAGAAGTACATGCTCGTTCACCATCTCAAACGAAGCCCCCTTGGGCTGCGCCTGGAAGGCCGTCACTTTCTGGACCGGGAACTGTACGAGGAAAAAGTAACGGCGATAGGACTCGTTGAGGGCAGTGCCCGGGTTGTATTTAATGCTGCCCGGGCCAACCGAGTAGTTGAGGATGGGCGGGGTGATATGTGCCGGCTGAGCGGAGTGATGCGGGATCCACATCTTCTCGGCGATCCAGGGGTTGTAGTTGGGCT comes from the Verrucomicrobiales bacterium genome and includes:
- a CDS encoding HEAT repeat domain-containing protein; the encoded protein is MAMNSPKPLHYGLGLLLLALQGWAQPSSTPGVAISPRSGLKLSLWAREPMLKNPVAFSFDDQGRCYVVETVRRSTVDIDIRSHQSWIVDDLSNQSVHDLRRFFHDKMSAAHSIENARWLRDLNRDGIHDWQDLTMVRERVHLLQDTQGQGKADRTQVFAEGFNEEIGGVIAGVMPWGKDVLVTAYPSLWRLRDTSADGVAELQESMFRGFGVHAAFDGHDLHGLTVGPEGKIYFSVGDNGFSVTNQEGRLLHSPNTGGVLRMNPDGSDLEIFATGLRNPQEIAFDEFGNLFSVDNDGDLEDERERFVYIAEGSDSGWRLHWQFRDAGWAKFTHQPNYNPWIAEKMWIPHHSAQPAHITPPILNYSVGPGSIKYNPGTALNESYRRYFFLVQFPVQKVTAFQAQPKGASFEMVNEHVLLSGMMASALNFSPDGALFVADWDGMWEPNDKGAIWRLDDPREAGSPLRVEVRRLLSVGLNATSIEELALLLGHPDQRVRQRAQFELVTRGAKSTLLEVARTASAARLARVHALWGLGQCGRSFDADPLPFSDPDPEIRAQAAKLAGDLRLPVAGRLARSLDDESPRVRYHAAVALGKIANASAFPQLVGMLANNANQDPLLRHAGVMGLAGIGDESALKALAGHASVDVRRAAVLALRRLSSPMVAEFLRDRDAVIRYEAIRAVHDDFSIPAALPALAAMLDTAEMGAEEGAVRRLLNANLRLGSEAGAERLLRYALDPSHPESLRAEATECLAVWERRPYLDRVEGLVRSLGDRPAGLGDRLLQQNLNRLLNGAGLTLSRVLTQVILQNRLEADPELFAGWAVSTNQPSAVKSHALELLSQRDYVRLPALLAQAWVSGDPAVRLTTLRLLATKSPQDFLSTVTRAGQSLSVREQQLMLRLLAPLSERQAVEILDRYLTDAHAGRLAPELVLDVLQAARGRSEPLLQTKLSAFEAMLPASDPLSRFRPSLQGGDVTSGREIFKTHASAQCVRCHEAGGDGYQAGPVLKGIGAKVSREYLLESLVDPGRRIAEGFVTISLALRDGEVMDGIRVRETADGIVLRLSSGEIREIPRRDIGKESSSSLSSMPPMGDVLTLFELRDVIAYLASLK